The Caulobacter sp. 73W region ACGTTCTCGTCATCGGCTCCGGCCCCGGCGGCTATGTGACCGCCATCCGCGCCAGCCAACTGGGTTTCAAGACCGCCATCGTCGAGCGGGAGAACCTGGGGGGCATCTGCCTGAACTGGGGCTGCATCCCCACCAAGGCCCTGCTGAAGTCCGGCGAAATCTATGAGCAGCTGGACCACCTGGGCGACTACGGCCTGGGCGTCACCGGCCGTTCCTACGACTTCAAGAAGATTGTCGAGCGCTCGCGCGGCGTGGCTTCGCAGATGTCGCGCGGCATCGCCGGCCTGATGAAGAAGCACAAGATCGAGGTCATCGAAGGAACCGCCAAGCTGGAGAAGGGCGCGCCCGCTCCGAAGGCCGTGATCGCCCTCAAGGCCGGCGGTTCGCGCACGGTCCAGGCTAAACACGTGATCCTCGCCACGGGCGCCCGTGGCCGCAGCATTCCCGCCATCGGCCTGGAGCCGGACGGCGACCGCATCTGGGGCTATCGCGACGCCCTGGTCGCGCCGGAGCGTCCGAAAACCCTGGTGGTGATCGGCTCGGGCGCCATCGGCATCGAGTTCGCCAGCTTCTTCCGCGCCCTGGGCGCTGAAGTGACCGTGGTGGAAGCCGTCGACCGCATCATGCCGGTCGAGGACGTCGAGGTGTCCAAGGCCGCCCAGAAGGCGTTCGAGAAGCGCGGCATGAAGTTCCGCATCGGGGCCAAGGTGACCAAGCTGTCGAAGTCCAAGACGGGCGTGACGGTGGACATCGAAGTCGCGGGCAAGGCCGAGACCCTGACCGCCGAACGCGCCATCGTCGCCGTCGGCATCACCGGCAATGTCGAGAACCTGGGCCTCGAAGCCCTGGGCGTGAAGGTCGATCGCGGCCACATCGTCAACGACAAGCACGGCAAGACCAATATCGCCGGCCTGTACGCCATCGGCGACGTCGCCGGCCCGCCCTGGCTCGCCCATAAGGCCAGCCACGAAGGCATCCACTGCGTGGAAGGCATCGCCGGGATCAAGCACCCGAACATCACCGCGCCGATCCCGGGCTGCACCTACGCCGATCCGCAGGTTGCTTCCGTCGGCCTGACCGAGGCCGCGGCCAAGGAAAAGGGCATCGAGGTGAAGGTCGGCAAGTTCCCCTTCATCGGCAACGGCAAGGCTGTGGCCGCCGGTCACGCCGACGGTTTCATCAAGACCGTGTTCGACGCCAAGACCGGCGCGCTGCTCGGCGCGCACATGATCGGCGCCGAGGTCACCGAGATGATCCAGGGCTTCGCCATCGCCATGACAATGGAGGCCACGGAGGAGGAGCTGTTCGCCACCGTGTTCCCGCACCCGACCATGTCGGAAGCGATGCACGAGGCCTCGCTCGCCGCCTACGGCCGCGTCCTGCACATCTAGGACGTCGCTATCGGATAACGAAACAGGCCGGAGTGGTTTTCGCCACTCCGGCCTTTCTTGTTTCAGGTGCTGACCGTCAGCCCTTTTTGCGGATGATCGTGTCCAGGCTCCAGGGGCCGGGACCCGCGAAGGTCAGGTAGAAGAACACGAAGCAGAACAACACCGCCGGCTCGCCGCCGTTCAGCGCCGGATAGAAGCTCGATCCCGCGTGGGCGAGGAAGTAGGCGACCGCCATCTGTCCAGACAGGACGAAGGCGATGGGACGGGTGAAGAGGCCGAGCGCCACCAGCGCGCCGCCGATGATCTCCAGCCACGCCGCGACCACCAGCATCAGGGGCAGAGGGTCTGGTGCCCCCTCCTGCGGGGCCGGGAAGTGAAAGATCTTCATCAGGCCGTGCTGCATGAACAGCAAGGCCGTCACGATACGCAACACGCTGAGCACCCTCGGCGCCCACGCCGTCAACTGAAGCATCTTCGCCCTTCCTTGTGATGGCCCCTAGGCCGCTTGTGCGTCGGTCTCCGCCATGCGTTGGATCGCGACGTAATCGGTCTTGCCGGTGCCCAGGACCGGGACCTCCGGCACCTTCAAGATACGGCGCGGCACCGCCAGTTCAGGGGCGCCGACGGTCTGGGCGTGAGCGACCAGGGGCGCTACGTCGGCGTCCGAACGGTCGGTGACCAGGATCAGCCGCTCGCCCTTCTTCTTGTCGGGCATGGCGATGACGGCGTGGCGGCCGTCCGGCCAGACGGCGGTGGCCAGGTCTTCGGCGGCGGTCAGGGAGACCATCTCGCCGCCGATCTTGGCGAAGCGCTTCACGCGGCCCTTGATGGTGATCCAGGTTCCGTTGTCGTCGATCGTGACCACGTCGCCGGTGTCGTGCCAGCCGTCGACCGGCGCCTCCAGGCCGCCGTCCTCGTTGAGATAGCCGGCCATGATGTTGGGGCCGCGCACGAACAGGCGGCCGCCAGTCGGAATGCCTTCCACCGGGTCGATCCGATAGTCCATGCCCGGCAGCAGGCCGCCGACGGTGCCGCGACGGTTGTCGTCCGGTTTGTTTACGGCGATCACGGGAGAGGCCTCGGTCGCGCCATAACCCTCCAGCAGCGGCACGCCGCCGAAGCGTTCGGCGATCAGGTTGTGGGTTTCCTCACGGACTTTTTCGGCGCCGCATACCACGAACTTCAGGCCGGACAGATCACCCGGCTCGGCGGCCCTGGCGTACTGGTTCACGAAGGTGTCGGTGGCCAGCAGCAGGGCGGCCTTGCTCTCGCGGATCAGCGGCGGAATCTGCTTGGTGTGCAGGGGCGACGGATACTCGAACGCCTTCATGCCGGTGAGCAGCGGCAGGATCACCCCGCCGGTCAGGCCGAAACAGTGGAAGGTCGGCAGCGGGTTAAACAGCACCCATTCCGGATCAAGATCGATATGCGCCGCGA contains the following coding sequences:
- the lpdA gene encoding dihydrolipoyl dehydrogenase, which translates into the protein MSTEFDVLVIGSGPGGYVTAIRASQLGFKTAIVERENLGGICLNWGCIPTKALLKSGEIYEQLDHLGDYGLGVTGRSYDFKKIVERSRGVASQMSRGIAGLMKKHKIEVIEGTAKLEKGAPAPKAVIALKAGGSRTVQAKHVILATGARGRSIPAIGLEPDGDRIWGYRDALVAPERPKTLVVIGSGAIGIEFASFFRALGAEVTVVEAVDRIMPVEDVEVSKAAQKAFEKRGMKFRIGAKVTKLSKSKTGVTVDIEVAGKAETLTAERAIVAVGITGNVENLGLEALGVKVDRGHIVNDKHGKTNIAGLYAIGDVAGPPWLAHKASHEGIHCVEGIAGIKHPNITAPIPGCTYADPQVASVGLTEAAAKEKGIEVKVGKFPFIGNGKAVAAGHADGFIKTVFDAKTGALLGAHMIGAEVTEMIQGFAIAMTMEATEEELFATVFPHPTMSEAMHEASLAAYGRVLHI
- a CDS encoding DoxX family protein, producing MLQLTAWAPRVLSVLRIVTALLFMQHGLMKIFHFPAPQEGAPDPLPLMLVVAAWLEIIGGALVALGLFTRPIAFVLSGQMAVAYFLAHAGSSFYPALNGGEPAVLFCFVFFYLTFAGPGPWSLDTIIRKKG
- a CDS encoding AMP-binding protein, with the translated sequence MPRAFDPRSAQRPIFDALLDARDRFGAKKPILEDQDRNPLTYTDLVRASFALGRKIAAMTQPGERVGILLPSGAGVVVTFFALHAFGRVPTMLNFTSGIRNLKAACQLAGVKRVLTAHKFIELGKLHDLVDAIEGQAQITYLEDVRQTIGLADKLFAATAGALPRRFRAPAKPSDPGVVLFTSGSFGAPRGVVLTQENLVANAYQIAAHIDLDPEWVLFNPLPTFHCFGLTGGVILPLLTGMKAFEYPSPLHTKQIPPLIRESKAALLLATDTFVNQYARAAEPGDLSGLKFVVCGAEKVREETHNLIAERFGGVPLLEGYGATEASPVIAVNKPDDNRRGTVGGLLPGMDYRIDPVEGIPTGGRLFVRGPNIMAGYLNEDGGLEAPVDGWHDTGDVVTIDDNGTWITIKGRVKRFAKIGGEMVSLTAAEDLATAVWPDGRHAVIAMPDKKKGERLILVTDRSDADVAPLVAHAQTVGAPELAVPRRILKVPEVPVLGTGKTDYVAIQRMAETDAQAA